Proteins encoded by one window of Desulfovibrio sp. Huiquan2017:
- a CDS encoding LL-diaminopimelate aminotransferase: MSEFKLANRLSALPPYLFAAIDKAKAEVAKKGMDIISLGIGDPDLPTPEFIIEALYESARKPKNHRYPDYIGMLTYRQAVADWYKQRFNVDLDPETEIVSLIGSKEGIAHFPLAYVNPGDTVLVATPNYPVYGVATEFAGGRVEYLPLIEENDFLVDLDAISDETWAKAKMIFVCYPNNPTAATATKPFYEKLIEKAKEFNVIVVSDAAYTEIYYDPDNKPLSILECEGAKDVCIEFHSLSKTYNMTGWRIGMAVGNKSLVAGLGKIKENVDSGIFQAVQEAGIAALRQGEPFAESFRAIYKERRDVVSAALTKIGIKHRVPDASFYLWCNVPEGHKSAEFVTNVLMKTGVVLTPGNGFGTPGEGYFRISLTVNNDKLEEAVSRISKL, encoded by the coding sequence ATGTCTGAATTCAAGTTGGCCAATCGCCTCTCGGCATTGCCTCCGTATCTGTTCGCCGCCATCGACAAGGCCAAGGCGGAAGTCGCCAAGAAGGGCATGGATATTATCAGCCTGGGCATCGGCGACCCCGACCTGCCCACCCCGGAATTTATCATCGAGGCCCTGTACGAGAGCGCCAGGAAGCCCAAGAATCACCGGTACCCTGATTATATCGGCATGCTGACCTATCGTCAGGCCGTGGCCGACTGGTACAAGCAGCGGTTCAACGTGGACCTCGATCCCGAGACCGAGATCGTCAGCCTGATCGGCTCCAAGGAAGGCATCGCCCATTTCCCGCTGGCCTACGTCAATCCCGGCGACACGGTCCTGGTGGCCACTCCCAACTACCCGGTCTACGGTGTGGCCACCGAGTTCGCCGGCGGCAGGGTGGAATATCTGCCCCTGATCGAGGAAAACGACTTCCTCGTGGATCTGGACGCCATCTCCGACGAGACCTGGGCCAAGGCCAAGATGATCTTCGTCTGCTACCCGAACAACCCGACCGCGGCCACGGCGACCAAGCCTTTCTACGAGAAACTCATCGAGAAGGCCAAGGAATTCAACGTAATCGTCGTTTCGGACGCGGCCTACACCGAAATTTACTACGATCCCGACAACAAGCCCCTCTCCATTCTGGAGTGCGAGGGTGCCAAGGACGTCTGCATCGAATTCCATTCCCTGTCCAAGACCTACAACATGACTGGCTGGCGCATCGGCATGGCCGTGGGCAACAAGAGTCTCGTCGCGGGCCTGGGCAAGATCAAGGAAAACGTGGACTCCGGCATCTTCCAAGCCGTGCAGGAAGCGGGCATCGCCGCCCTGCGGCAGGGGGAACCCTTTGCCGAGAGCTTCCGGGCCATCTACAAGGAGCGCCGGGACGTGGTCAGCGCCGCCCTGACGAAGATCGGCATCAAGCACCGTGTGCCGGATGCTTCCTTCTACCTGTGGTGCAACGTGCCGGAAGGGCACAAGTCCGCCGAGTTCGTGACCAACGTGCTCATGAAGACCGGCGTCGTCCTGACTCCCGGCAACGGTTTCGGCACGCCCGGGGAAGGGTACTTTCGCATTTCCCTGACCGTGAACAATGACAAACTCGAGGAGGCCGTATCCAGAATTTCGAAACTGTGA
- the xerD gene encoding site-specific tyrosine recombinase XerD has product MARPDKEKNINEYSHPWVDRYLEHLLIEKGLSENSLTGYANDLGSLLAFLEDRSFDIKDLTDRTLFLYLTHLRARGLKSRSLARHLSSLRGFFAFAVGEKWYKEDPGQLLENPKLPRKLPEFLSREEVARVLALPDTSTPLGMRDKVMLELLYAAGLRVSELIGMKVLDYDPQVGMLKVFGKGAKDRLIPIHYTAQDYLNRYLEFTRPGFKPREEYMFLNRSGKGLTRQGVWKLIKKYAEAAGIKRSISPHTFRHSFATHLLEGGADLRTVQILLGHADISATEIYTHVEANRLKALHRKFHPRSTM; this is encoded by the coding sequence ATGGCGCGTCCAGACAAAGAAAAGAACATCAATGAGTACAGCCATCCGTGGGTGGACAGGTATCTTGAGCACCTGCTGATCGAAAAGGGGTTGTCCGAGAACAGCCTGACCGGCTACGCCAACGACCTCGGGTCCCTGCTCGCCTTCCTGGAAGACCGGTCCTTCGACATCAAGGATCTGACCGACAGGACCCTGTTCCTCTATTTGACCCATCTCCGGGCCCGGGGGTTGAAGAGCCGCTCCCTGGCCCGGCACCTCTCCTCTCTGCGTGGGTTCTTCGCCTTCGCCGTGGGGGAGAAATGGTACAAGGAGGACCCCGGCCAGCTCCTCGAAAACCCCAAGCTGCCGCGCAAGTTGCCGGAATTTCTCAGCCGCGAGGAGGTTGCGCGCGTTCTCGCCTTGCCCGACACGTCCACGCCGCTCGGCATGCGGGACAAGGTTATGCTGGAGCTGCTCTACGCGGCGGGTCTGCGGGTATCCGAACTCATCGGTATGAAGGTTCTGGACTACGATCCTCAGGTGGGCATGCTCAAGGTCTTTGGCAAGGGTGCCAAGGACCGGCTTATTCCCATCCATTACACGGCCCAGGACTATCTCAACCGCTACCTGGAATTCACCCGGCCCGGGTTCAAGCCGCGCGAGGAATACATGTTCCTGAACCGTTCGGGCAAGGGGCTGACCCGCCAGGGCGTGTGGAAGCTGATCAAGAAATACGCCGAAGCGGCGGGCATCAAACGGTCCATCTCGCCGCACACCTTCCGTCACTCTTTCGCCACCCATCTTCTCGAAGGAGGCGCGGACCTGCGCACCGTGCAAATACTTCTGGGACATGCGGACATCAGCGCCACCGAGATATATACCCATGTCGAGGCCAACCGGCTCAAGGCCCTGCACCGGAAGTTCCATCCGCGATCAACCATGTGA